The following coding sequences are from one Paenibacillus stellifer window:
- the carA gene encoding glutamine-hydrolyzing carbamoyl-phosphate synthase small subunit: protein MQARLLLQDGTLFTGTAFGAEGEKTGEVVFNTGITGYQEVLSDPSYCGQIVTMTYPLIGNYGITRDDFESVRPFVHGFVVRRHESVPSNWRAEYSVDDLLKEYGIPGISDIDTRMLTRIIRHYGTMKAIITTSNKPVQELMEMMNDTTIAELRNQVARTSTASAYSSPGTKEKIVLVDYGAKTGILRELNNRGCDVIVVPHNVTADEIRRINPDGILLSNGPGDPKDVPYAAKTIAELLGNYPIFGICLGHQLFALACGADTEKLKFGHRGGNHPVKELESGRCYITSQNHGYTVNEESVKSTELEITHINNNDKTIEGLKHKRFPAFSVQYHPEAAPGPHDSGYLFDRFLEMIAQHKKNTPAVSRQAQLAADARNSAPTTKPQLEAVKGAY from the coding sequence ATGCAGGCTAGATTGCTGCTTCAGGACGGAACGCTTTTTACCGGCACCGCATTCGGCGCTGAGGGCGAGAAGACCGGCGAGGTCGTTTTTAATACAGGAATTACAGGCTACCAGGAGGTGCTGTCCGATCCTTCGTACTGCGGACAGATCGTGACGATGACCTATCCGCTGATCGGGAACTATGGGATTACGCGTGACGATTTCGAATCCGTGCGCCCATTCGTTCACGGCTTCGTTGTGCGCCGTCATGAGAGTGTGCCGAGCAACTGGCGTGCTGAATACAGCGTCGACGATCTGCTGAAAGAGTATGGCATTCCGGGCATCAGCGATATTGACACCCGGATGCTGACCCGGATCATCCGCCATTACGGCACGATGAAAGCGATCATCACCACTTCGAACAAGCCGGTTCAAGAGCTTATGGAAATGATGAACGATACGACGATTGCCGAGCTTCGCAACCAGGTGGCCCGCACTTCGACGGCGAGCGCCTACAGCAGCCCGGGCACGAAGGAAAAGATCGTGCTGGTCGACTACGGCGCCAAGACAGGAATTCTGCGCGAGCTCAATAACCGCGGCTGCGACGTGATCGTGGTTCCCCACAATGTAACGGCTGACGAAATCCGCCGGATCAATCCGGACGGCATTCTGCTGTCGAACGGTCCCGGGGACCCCAAAGATGTGCCTTACGCCGCCAAGACGATTGCCGAGCTGCTCGGCAACTATCCGATCTTCGGCATCTGCCTGGGCCATCAGCTGTTCGCCCTGGCTTGCGGCGCCGATACCGAGAAGCTGAAATTCGGACATCGCGGCGGCAACCATCCCGTGAAGGAGCTGGAAAGCGGACGCTGCTACATCACATCCCAGAACCATGGCTACACCGTTAATGAAGAGTCCGTTAAGAGCACTGAGCTTGAAATTACACATATCAACAACAACGACAAGACGATCGAAGGTCTGAAGCACAAGCGGTTCCCTGCCTTCTCGGTGCAGTATCATCCAGAAGCAGCGCCTGGACCGCATGACAGCGGCTATCTGTTCGACCGGTTCCTAGAAATGATTGCACAGCACAAAAAGAACACTCCAGCCGTGTCCCGTCAGGCGCAGCTTGCGGCGGATGCCCGGAACTCGGCCCCTACAACGAAACCGCAGCTTGAAGCCGTGAAAGGAGCCTATTAA
- a CDS encoding dihydroorotase — MNVIIKNASVLNAEGGLERKAVVIENGTISSIVDDNEAVQGGEVIDAGGKLLIPGLIDMHVHLREPGFEHKETIETGSRSAAKGGYTTIACMPNTKPVTDSPEIVTFIKDKAREAGLVKVLPYAAITKEQKGGELTDFAALKAAGAIGFTDDGVGVQTAQTMKDAMALAAGMNMPVIAHCEDNSLVVGAPVAEGSFARKHGLKGIPNESEAIHVGRDILLAEATGVHYHVCHVSTEQSIRLIRQAKQIGIKVTSEVCPHHLLLSEEDIPGLDANWKMNPPLRSRRDVEACIEALLDGTIDMIVTDHAPHSAEEKAKGMQLAPFGIVGFETAFPLMYTKFVATGQMSLALLVQRMTADPARVFALNAGELKPGAPADLTLIDLDAEKEVDPESFASKGRNTPFTGWKLKGWPVMTVNEGRIVWSEEAVAGLKD, encoded by the coding sequence ATGAACGTGATTATCAAAAATGCCAGCGTGTTGAATGCAGAGGGCGGCCTTGAGCGCAAGGCTGTCGTGATCGAGAACGGGACCATCTCCTCCATTGTGGATGACAACGAAGCGGTACAGGGCGGCGAAGTGATTGACGCGGGCGGCAAGCTGCTCATCCCTGGACTGATCGATATGCACGTCCATCTTCGCGAGCCGGGCTTTGAGCATAAGGAGACGATCGAGACGGGCAGCCGCTCTGCGGCGAAGGGCGGCTACACGACGATCGCCTGCATGCCGAACACCAAACCGGTAACGGACTCTCCGGAAATCGTCACATTCATCAAAGACAAGGCACGCGAGGCCGGACTGGTCAAGGTTCTGCCTTATGCCGCGATTACGAAGGAACAAAAGGGCGGGGAGCTGACGGATTTCGCGGCGCTGAAAGCAGCCGGAGCAATCGGCTTTACCGATGACGGAGTAGGCGTACAGACTGCGCAGACGATGAAGGACGCCATGGCCCTTGCGGCCGGAATGAATATGCCGGTTATCGCGCACTGCGAGGACAACTCGCTGGTGGTTGGAGCGCCGGTCGCCGAAGGCAGCTTCGCCCGCAAGCACGGACTCAAGGGCATTCCGAATGAATCGGAAGCCATTCACGTCGGACGGGATATTTTGCTGGCCGAGGCGACGGGCGTGCATTACCATGTCTGCCATGTGAGCACCGAGCAATCGATCCGGCTGATCCGCCAGGCCAAGCAAATCGGCATCAAAGTAACCTCAGAGGTATGCCCGCATCATCTCCTGCTGTCGGAAGAGGACATTCCGGGTCTTGACGCCAACTGGAAAATGAACCCGCCGCTGCGCTCCCGCCGCGATGTGGAGGCGTGTATCGAGGCGCTTCTGGACGGAACGATCGATATGATCGTCACCGACCATGCGCCGCACAGTGCCGAGGAGAAAGCCAAGGGCATGCAGCTCGCTCCGTTCGGCATCGTCGGCTTCGAGACCGCCTTCCCGCTGATGTACACGAAATTCGTGGCAACAGGCCAAATGAGTCTGGCGCTGCTGGTGCAGCGGATGACGGCTGATCCGGCGCGGGTATTCGCCCTGAACGCCGGCGAGTTGAAGCCGGGTGCTCCTGCTGACTTGACACTGATCGATCTGGATGCGGAAAAGGAAGTCGATCCGGAGAGCTTCGCCAGCAAAGGGCGCAACACGCCGTTCACCGGCTGGAAGCTCAAGGGCTGGCCGGTTATGACCGTGAACGAAGGCCGGATCGTATGGAGTGAAGAGGCTGTAGCCGGTCTTAAGGATTAA
- a CDS encoding aspartate carbamoyltransferase catalytic subunit has translation MMTATTVKERSLLGLKGLDRSEITAILDRASYWDKQTEKLNPVLASKFVSNMFFENSTRTRFSFEMAEKRLGAQVLNFAAAASSVEKGESIYDTVRTLESMGIDAGVVRLKPTGVLQQLSEKVSIPLINAGDGNNEHPTQALLDMFTMIKTFGEIKGLTVSIIGDIMHSRVARSNLWGLTEMGAKVQFCAPDNMKAPELAEHAPYVTMDEALKADVVMMLRVQLERHAGGMIKSAEDYRTHFGLTEERAARLGSGTVIMHPAPVNRNVEIDDAVVESAKSLIFPQMSNGVPVRMAVIERAIR, from the coding sequence ATGATGACAGCGACTACAGTGAAGGAGCGCAGTCTGCTGGGTCTGAAGGGCTTGGACCGGAGCGAGATAACGGCGATTTTGGACAGGGCATCCTACTGGGACAAGCAGACGGAGAAATTGAATCCGGTACTGGCCTCGAAATTTGTATCCAACATGTTCTTTGAGAACAGCACGAGAACCCGGTTCTCGTTCGAGATGGCAGAGAAGCGCCTGGGCGCCCAGGTATTGAACTTCGCGGCGGCCGCCTCAAGCGTCGAGAAGGGCGAATCGATCTACGACACAGTCCGCACCCTGGAATCGATGGGCATCGATGCCGGCGTCGTCCGCCTCAAACCGACCGGTGTGCTGCAGCAGCTCTCCGAGAAGGTATCCATTCCGCTGATCAATGCGGGGGACGGCAACAACGAGCATCCTACACAGGCGCTGCTGGACATGTTCACCATGATCAAAACCTTCGGCGAGATCAAGGGACTGACGGTCTCCATTATCGGAGACATTATGCATAGCCGTGTAGCGAGATCGAATCTGTGGGGGCTGACCGAGATGGGAGCCAAGGTTCAATTCTGCGCGCCCGATAACATGAAGGCGCCGGAGCTTGCGGAGCATGCGCCGTACGTCACGATGGACGAGGCGCTGAAAGCGGACGTCGTCATGATGCTTCGCGTGCAGTTGGAACGTCACGCGGGCGGTATGATCAAATCGGCTGAGGATTACCGGACGCATTTCGGACTGACGGAGGAACGGGCAGCGCGTCTCGGAAGCGGAACGGTGATTATGCACCCGGCTCCGGTTAACCGGAACGTGGAAATCGACGACGCAGTCGTCGAGAGCGCCAAATCGCTGATCTTCCCGCAGATGTCCAACGGCGTTCCGGTACGGATGGCGGTTATCGAGCGGGCGATCCGGTAG
- the pyrR gene encoding bifunctional pyr operon transcriptional regulator/uracil phosphoribosyltransferase PyrR: MITEKNVIMDETAIRRALSRIAHEILEKNKGIEDCVLIGIRTRGVYLARRIADRIKEIEGADVPCGELDVTPYRDDLEKTGSGGSADGREEPGSLLIPPGVFGTRDKKIILFDDVLYTGRTIRAAMDALMDCGRPRMIQLAVLADRGHREVPIRPDYVGKNVPTSKHESIEVALKEVDGIDEVHIISNWEAK, translated from the coding sequence ATGATAACCGAGAAGAACGTCATTATGGATGAAACGGCGATCCGCAGAGCGCTGTCGCGCATTGCTCACGAAATCCTGGAGAAGAACAAAGGGATCGAGGACTGTGTGCTGATCGGCATCCGCACCAGGGGCGTCTATCTGGCCCGGCGGATCGCGGACCGGATCAAGGAGATCGAAGGAGCCGATGTTCCCTGCGGCGAGCTCGACGTCACGCCTTATCGCGACGACCTTGAGAAGACCGGCAGCGGAGGAAGCGCCGATGGCCGCGAGGAGCCTGGCAGTCTGCTGATCCCTCCGGGAGTCTTCGGCACCAGGGACAAGAAGATTATCCTGTTCGACGACGTCCTCTACACAGGGCGGACAATCCGGGCTGCGATGGACGCTCTGATGGACTGCGGGCGGCCGCGGATGATCCAACTGGCGGTTCTGGCTGACCGTGGACACCGCGAAGTGCCGATTCGTCCGGATTATGTGGGCAAGAACGTACCGACCTCAAAGCATGAATCGATTGAAGTGGCGCTTAAGGAAGTTGACGGCATTGACGAAGTGCACATCATTTCGAACTGGGAGGCAAAATAA
- a CDS encoding LL-diaminopimelate aminotransferase, producing MSIEQYQNTYIQNSFADRIGGANYGKDTNIYKFEKIKRAKASAKKDFPDIELIDMGVGEPDEMADAGIVAKLAEEAAKEENRGYADNGIADFKEAAAKYLKEVFNVDGINPETEVLHSIGSKPALAMLPSAFINPGDITIMTIPGYPVLGTHTKYLGGQVYTVELKKENNFLPDLSSIPEEIAYKAKLIYLNYPNNPTGASATPEFFAEVVAWAKKYNVVVIHDAPYAALTYDGLKPLSFLSVPGAKDVGVELHSLSKSYNMTGWRIGFVAGNPLIVKAFGDVKDNNDSGQFIAIQKAAAYGLAHPEITEAIAAKYSRRHNLLVDALNSLGFKAEKPKGSFFLYVEAPKGVKNGRRFESGEDFSQYLIREKLISTVPWDDAGAFVRFSVTFIAKGEEEELRVISEIKRRLSDVEFEF from the coding sequence ATGAGTATCGAACAATATCAGAACACGTATATTCAGAACAGCTTTGCCGACCGGATCGGCGGGGCGAACTACGGCAAGGACACCAACATCTATAAATTCGAGAAGATCAAGCGCGCCAAGGCTTCGGCGAAGAAGGATTTTCCGGATATCGAACTGATCGATATGGGTGTAGGTGAACCGGATGAAATGGCGGATGCAGGCATTGTCGCCAAGCTTGCGGAAGAAGCGGCCAAGGAAGAGAACCGCGGATACGCCGACAACGGGATTGCCGACTTCAAGGAAGCGGCCGCCAAATATCTGAAGGAAGTCTTTAATGTAGACGGAATCAATCCGGAGACGGAAGTGCTGCACTCCATCGGTTCCAAGCCCGCTCTGGCGATGCTGCCGTCCGCTTTTATCAATCCGGGCGACATTACGATCATGACGATTCCGGGATACCCGGTTCTTGGCACACATACGAAATATTTGGGCGGCCAAGTGTATACGGTCGAGCTCAAGAAAGAGAACAACTTCCTCCCGGACCTTAGCTCCATTCCGGAAGAGATCGCCTACAAGGCGAAGCTGATCTACCTGAACTATCCGAACAATCCGACGGGCGCAAGCGCGACTCCGGAATTTTTTGCCGAAGTGGTGGCGTGGGCCAAGAAGTATAACGTTGTCGTTATTCATGACGCTCCGTATGCCGCATTGACCTATGACGGTCTGAAGCCGCTCAGCTTCTTGTCCGTTCCGGGTGCGAAGGATGTGGGCGTGGAGCTGCACTCCTTGTCCAAATCGTACAACATGACGGGCTGGAGAATCGGGTTCGTTGCCGGCAACCCGCTGATCGTGAAGGCGTTCGGCGACGTGAAGGACAACAACGACTCCGGTCAGTTTATCGCGATCCAGAAGGCTGCCGCTTACGGTCTGGCTCATCCGGAGATTACCGAAGCAATTGCAGCCAAGTATTCCCGCCGCCACAACCTGCTGGTTGATGCGCTGAACAGCCTGGGCTTCAAGGCTGAGAAGCCGAAGGGCTCCTTCTTCCTGTATGTAGAAGCTCCTAAGGGCGTCAAGAACGGCCGCCGCTTCGAATCCGGCGAAGATTTCTCCCAATATCTGATCCGCGAGAAGCTGATCTCCACGGTGCCGTGGGATGATGCCGGCGCGTTCGTGCGCTTCTCCGTTACCTTCATCGCCAAGGGTGAAGAAGAGGAGCTGCGGGTTATTTCCGAAATCAAACGCCGCCTGAGCGACGTTGAGTTTGAATTCTAA
- a CDS encoding RluA family pseudouridine synthase produces the protein MEDEASESGAVVWTVQEEYARERIDKYITESWEEEISRSQVQQWIEGGYVTVGGRPVKANYKLAAGDEISVTVPEPAASELTPESIPLDITYEDSDVIVINKPRGMVVHPAAGHPSGTLVNALMYHCKDLSGIGGEIRPGIVHRIDKDTSGLIMAAKNDASHNSLAAQLKAHSVTRQYLAVVQGNMAHDQGTVDAPIGRDPHDRKLYTVTEKNSKRAVTHFTVVERFGDCTLLQLQLETGRTHQIRVHMKFIGHPLVGDPVYGRSKGVHMEGGQALHAAVLGFVHPSSGEYMEFSALLPEDMEDLLARLRSR, from the coding sequence ATGGAGGACGAGGCTTCGGAATCGGGTGCCGTCGTCTGGACCGTTCAGGAGGAATACGCCCGCGAACGCATCGACAAATATATTACCGAGTCCTGGGAGGAGGAGATCTCCCGGTCTCAGGTGCAGCAGTGGATTGAAGGCGGGTATGTAACGGTTGGAGGACGTCCGGTTAAAGCCAACTACAAACTCGCGGCCGGGGATGAAATCTCCGTTACCGTTCCGGAGCCTGCCGCGTCGGAGCTGACACCGGAATCGATCCCGCTTGACATTACCTATGAGGATTCGGATGTGATTGTTATTAACAAACCGCGCGGAATGGTTGTTCATCCGGCTGCGGGCCATCCCTCGGGCACTCTTGTCAATGCCTTGATGTATCACTGCAAGGACTTGTCGGGAATAGGTGGCGAGATTCGGCCGGGGATTGTGCACCGGATCGACAAGGATACGTCGGGCCTCATCATGGCGGCGAAGAATGATGCCAGCCACAATTCGCTGGCGGCTCAGCTGAAAGCTCATAGCGTGACCCGCCAGTATTTGGCGGTTGTTCAGGGCAATATGGCGCATGATCAGGGAACGGTGGACGCGCCGATCGGCCGTGACCCTCATGACCGCAAGCTGTACACCGTCACGGAGAAGAACAGCAAGCGGGCCGTTACCCATTTTACGGTAGTGGAGCGGTTCGGCGATTGTACACTGTTGCAGCTTCAACTGGAGACCGGAAGAACGCATCAGATTCGCGTTCATATGAAGTTCATCGGCCACCCGCTGGTGGGGGACCCGGTGTACGGGCGCAGCAAAGGCGTCCATATGGAAGGCGGACAGGCTTTGCATGCCGCTGTGCTGGGATTTGTGCATCCATCCTCGGGTGAATATATGGAGTTCTCCGCTCTGCTGCCGGAGGATATGGAGGATCTGCTGGCCCGTCTGCGGAGCAGATAA
- the lspA gene encoding signal peptidase II, with protein MIYYLIALIMFLLDQGTKYLISTRLAINEQIPVIGNFFVITSHRNRGAAFSILQNQRWFLVVVTIVVLAGIVWYMNKLKNTRRLLSTALGLVLGGAVGNFIDRALTGEVVDFLMFNFGSYTFPIFNVADSCIVVGVALIILDSLLDMRGSQTEVVEVKETSDPQGKE; from the coding sequence GTGATCTATTATCTGATCGCGCTGATTATGTTTCTGCTTGACCAGGGAACCAAGTATTTGATTTCCACCCGCCTTGCAATCAATGAACAAATTCCGGTGATCGGGAACTTTTTTGTCATTACCTCGCACCGCAACCGCGGCGCCGCGTTCAGCATCCTGCAGAACCAGCGGTGGTTTCTCGTTGTGGTCACGATTGTCGTATTAGCAGGTATCGTATGGTATATGAACAAGTTGAAAAATACGCGGCGCCTGCTGTCCACAGCGCTTGGACTTGTGCTCGGAGGAGCGGTTGGCAATTTTATCGACCGGGCGCTGACTGGCGAGGTTGTCGACTTTCTGATGTTCAACTTCGGCAGCTATACGTTCCCGATCTTTAATGTCGCGGATTCCTGCATTGTGGTCGGGGTTGCTCTGATCATTCTGGACTCTCTGCTTGATATGCGGGGCAGCCAGACGGAAGTCGTTGAAGTGAAGGAAACAAGCGATCCGCAGGGAAAGGAATGA
- a CDS encoding TraR/DksA C4-type zinc finger protein — protein sequence MNHLTPEQLSELRSRLIAQREDIRSRLHDLDNHGLEESMRDMSGDLTEIDNHPADAATDLYHRSMDISIQEREELELAAIDEALKSMEDGTYGICAATGKPIPYERLNALPTAKYLKEHSPRQEKPHTRPVEEEFLAPPFGRSSMDEHEYSGFDGEDAWQIVESYGSSNSPAMAESSNIDSYNDMEIEADDPDGWVEPWENFIATDITGTEVTVIGGPQYKRYLDSGEGDFLLDPYGGKNQRE from the coding sequence ATGAATCACCTGACCCCCGAGCAGCTATCGGAACTACGCAGCCGGCTGATCGCGCAGCGGGAGGATATCCGTTCCAGACTGCATGACCTTGACAACCATGGTCTGGAGGAGTCCATGCGCGATATGAGCGGCGATTTAACCGAAATCGATAATCACCCGGCGGATGCTGCCACCGACCTCTATCATCGTTCCATGGATATCTCTATCCAGGAGCGCGAGGAGCTGGAGCTGGCCGCGATTGACGAAGCGCTTAAGTCCATGGAAGACGGAACCTACGGCATTTGCGCCGCGACCGGCAAGCCCATTCCATATGAACGGCTTAACGCCCTCCCCACTGCCAAATACCTGAAGGAGCATAGTCCAAGACAGGAGAAGCCGCATACCCGGCCGGTGGAAGAGGAATTTTTGGCTCCGCCCTTTGGACGAAGCAGCATGGATGAGCATGAGTACAGCGGCTTCGATGGTGAGGACGCCTGGCAGATCGTTGAAAGCTACGGCAGCTCCAACTCCCCGGCAATGGCTGAGAGCAGCAACATCGACTCATACAATGACATGGAGATCGAAGCGGATGACCCGGACGGCTGGGTGGAGCCCTGGGAAAACTTCATCGCCACCGATATTACCGGAACCGAAGTAACCGTCATCGGCGGTCCGCAGTATAAGCGCTATTTGGACAGCGGAGAAGGAGACTTCCTCCTCGATCCATATGGCGGCAAAAATCAGAGGGAGTAG
- a CDS encoding DUF5665 domain-containing protein: protein MNMPPVRQPDLPDPEKLDAVYRFATGWAQRMEKSRVMEYTELLYSPWRLIWLNLLSGVARGVGIAIGFTFFAATIIYVLQVLGALNLPIIGDYIADIVRIVQHQLQLNTY, encoded by the coding sequence ATGAATATGCCGCCCGTGAGGCAGCCCGATCTCCCGGACCCGGAGAAGCTGGATGCGGTATACCGGTTCGCCACAGGCTGGGCGCAGCGCATGGAGAAATCGCGGGTCATGGAATATACGGAGCTGCTGTATTCCCCTTGGCGGCTGATCTGGCTGAACTTGCTCTCGGGAGTTGCGCGAGGGGTTGGAATCGCGATCGGGTTCACCTTTTTCGCGGCAACCATTATCTATGTTCTGCAGGTGCTGGGGGCGCTCAATCTGCCGATCATCGGGGATTATATCGCAGACATCGTGCGCATTGTGCAGCATCAGCTTCAACTGAATACGTACTGA